A genomic segment from Myxococcota bacterium encodes:
- a CDS encoding nitroreductase family deazaflavin-dependent oxidoreductase: MAVNPMTEQEYARTKKFVKHFAKLNVLVYRLTGGRLMGTFQGREVCLVKMKGAKSGVEKWIPLMYVPIEEGNPKAGAIIVASLGGAPKHPVWYHNLVKHPDVEVQYKSDVVKLRARRVSAEEKARLWPTCVKHYPPFEEYQARTDRDIPVFACEPRA; this comes from the coding sequence ATGGCCGTGAACCCGATGACCGAGCAGGAGTACGCGCGCACGAAGAAGTTCGTGAAGCACTTCGCGAAGCTCAACGTGCTCGTCTACCGCCTCACGGGAGGGCGGCTCATGGGCACGTTCCAGGGCCGCGAGGTGTGCCTGGTCAAGATGAAGGGCGCGAAGAGCGGCGTCGAGAAGTGGATCCCGCTCATGTACGTGCCCATCGAGGAGGGGAACCCGAAGGCCGGCGCGATCATCGTCGCGTCGCTCGGCGGCGCCCCGAAACACCCCGTCTGGTACCACAACCTCGTGAAGCACCCCGACGTCGAGGTCCAGTACAAGAGCGACGTCGTGAAGCTGCGCGCGCGGCGTGTCTCGGCCGAGGAGAAGGCGCGCCTGTGGCCGACGTGCGTGAAGCACTACCCGCCGTTCGAGGAGTACCAGGCGCGCACGGACCGCGACATCCCCGTCTTCGCGTGCGAGCCGCGCGCCTAG